A stretch of Malus sylvestris chromosome 11, drMalSylv7.2, whole genome shotgun sequence DNA encodes these proteins:
- the LOC126590309 gene encoding uncharacterized protein LOC126590309 encodes MDIEAAGIHRKLQWNELEEIRNEAYDNAHIYKEKTKAAHDKMIRGKTFSVGQKVLLFNSHLRLFPVQIQSLKMGHEFKVNGHHLKPYYETFEEHVVKDVHLHAVGPIEA; translated from the exons ATGGACATTGAAGCCGCTGGAATCCATAGGAAATTGCAATGGAATGAGCTTGAGGAGATTAGGAATGAAGCTTATGACAACGCTCACATCTACAAGGAGAAAACCAAGGCggcccatgacaagatgattcgtggcAAGACATTCTCTgtagggcagaaagtgttactcttCAACTCCCACCTTCGTttgtttccgg tccaaatccaaagttTGAAGATGGGACATGAATTCAAGGTCAATGGACACCATTTGAAGCCCTACTACGAGacttttgaggagcatgtcgtgaaGGATGTACACCTTCATGCCGTTGGCCCTATTGAAGCTTGA